A genome region from Magnetovibrio sp. includes the following:
- the metF gene encoding methylenetetrahydrofolate reductase has product MSAINQQKLCGMAVSSPLPRDANVSFEFFPPKSDQMEAKLWECIERLKPLHPAYVSVTYGAGGSTRERTHATVTRIRRETDLEPAAHLTCVGATREEIDAIARQYWNDGIKHIVALRGDPVEGIEKQYVPHPGGYAYAEDLVKGLKAIADFEISVAAYPEVHPQAKSAEADLDNLKRKIDAGATRAITQSFFDVEVFLDFVERAKKAGIDVPIVPGILPVTNFKRVQEFSAQTGTSVPGWMADLFEGLDDDPETRKLVAASVAAEQCRVLYANGIKDFHFYTLNRADLTYAICHILGVRPPLSSTAE; this is encoded by the coding sequence ATGAGCGCGATCAATCAACAAAAACTCTGCGGCATGGCGGTGTCTTCACCCTTGCCGAGGGACGCCAATGTTTCGTTCGAGTTTTTCCCGCCCAAATCCGATCAGATGGAAGCGAAGCTGTGGGAATGCATCGAACGCCTCAAGCCGCTGCATCCGGCTTACGTGTCGGTGACATACGGCGCGGGCGGCTCGACCCGCGAACGCACCCACGCGACCGTGACCCGCATTCGCCGTGAAACGGATTTGGAACCGGCCGCGCATTTGACCTGTGTCGGCGCAACCCGCGAAGAAATCGACGCCATCGCCCGCCAATATTGGAACGACGGCATCAAGCACATCGTCGCGCTGCGCGGCGATCCGGTCGAAGGCATCGAAAAACAATACGTCCCTCATCCGGGGGGATACGCGTACGCCGAGGATCTGGTTAAGGGGCTCAAGGCCATTGCGGATTTCGAAATCTCCGTCGCGGCGTACCCCGAAGTTCACCCCCAAGCGAAAAGCGCCGAGGCGGATCTCGACAACCTTAAACGCAAGATCGACGCGGGCGCGACCCGCGCCATCACCCAATCGTTCTTCGATGTCGAGGTGTTCTTGGACTTTGTCGAGCGCGCGAAAAAAGCCGGCATCGACGTGCCCATCGTTCCGGGCATCTTGCCGGTGACCAATTTCAAGCGCGTGCAGGAATTTTCCGCCCAGACCGGAACCTCGGTGCCGGGCTGGATGGCCGACTTGTTCGAAGGCCTGGACGACGACCCCGAAACCCGCAAGCTGGTCGCCGCTTCGGTTGCCGCCGAACAGTGCCGAGTGCTTTACGCCAACGGCATCAAGGACTTTCATTTCTACACCTTGAACCGCGCCGACCTGACCTACGCCATTTGCCACATTCTTGGCGTTCGCCCTCCCCTGTCTTCGACCGCTGAATAA
- the metH gene encoding methionine synthase, with product MSLKPHNPNAKAQLEDALKKRILILDGAMGTMIQHHKFEEDDFRAERFANHNSELKGNNDLLILTQPEAIQGIHEAYLEAGADIIETNTFSATSISQADYGLESIVYELNVEGAKLARAAADKYSTPDRPRFVAGGLGPTNRTASMSPDVNDPGMRNVTFDELKDAYIEATRGLIEGGADLILIETVFDTLNAKAAIFAVKTVFEEEGFELPVMISGTITDASGRTLSGQTAEAFWNSLAHAKPVSIGFNCALGAEDLRPHVQAVGKIADTHVSVYPNAGLPNEFGAYDDTPEYMGQVLRSFAEEGLLNIVGGCCGTSPDHIKAIADAVADVAPRVLPKSELVCRLSGLEPLVIDEVTGFVNVGERCNVAGSAKFKKLIADGDYQAATDIGRTQVENGAQIVDVNMDDAMLDAEKEVVRFLNLIAGEPDIARVPVMIDSSKWDVIEKGLKCVQGKGVVNSISLKEGEAAFKDHAKKIMNYGAAVIVMAFDEQGQADSYERMIEICKRSYDALMEVGFPPQDIIFDPNIFPIATGLDEHRNYSVDYINACKWIKANLPGAMISGGVSNMSFSFRGNNPVREAMHSVFLYHAVNAGMTMGIVNAGQLTVYSDIPEELRERIEDVVLNRREDATERLLEVAEEARGLGTKDSGPDLAWREQPVAKRLEHALVKGITEFIVDDVEEARQQADQPISVIEGPLMDGMNVVGDLFGSGQMFLPQVVKSARVMKQGVAHLLPYIEAGKAAGSSKGKILMATVKGDVHDIGKNIVGVVLQCNNFDVIDMGVMQPYADILDRAQAENVDIIGLSGLITPSLEEMVTVAKEMERRGMTQPLLIGGATTSKVHTAVKIDPVYSGPVIHVNDASRAVGVASQLLSETQRDGYVAAIEAEYAEVKAKHEAGQRDRDQLNLITARERRLKINWNANDITAPSFTGTRVFEDYPLDELVERIDWTPFFRTWELKGNYPAILDADGDVGDTARSLFKDAQEMLKRIVEEKWLKAAGVIGFWPAASVGHDDVELFTDDSRSKTLARIHFLRQQMVKGEGRTNNCLADFIAPMGSDVNDHIGGFAVTAGIGIEKKSAEFQAAHDDYSDILLKALADRLAEAFAERMHERVRKEFWAYAAEEDLANEDLIKEAYDGIRPAPGYPACPDHTEKTTLFKLLDATNATGIELTDSYAMMPASSVSGFYLAHPQASYFGIGKIGKDQVEDYAKRKGVSIEEAERWLAPNLAYTPK from the coding sequence ATGTCCCTCAAACCGCACAATCCGAACGCCAAAGCTCAACTCGAAGACGCGCTGAAAAAACGCATCCTAATTCTGGACGGCGCCATGGGCACCATGATCCAGCATCACAAGTTCGAGGAAGACGACTTTCGCGCCGAACGCTTCGCCAATCACAACTCGGAACTCAAGGGCAACAACGATCTTCTGATCTTGACCCAGCCCGAAGCGATCCAAGGCATTCACGAAGCGTACCTGGAAGCCGGTGCGGACATCATCGAAACCAACACCTTCAGCGCCACGTCGATTTCCCAAGCCGACTATGGCTTGGAAAGCATCGTTTATGAGCTCAACGTCGAAGGCGCGAAATTGGCGCGTGCGGCGGCAGATAAATATTCCACCCCGGACCGGCCGCGCTTCGTCGCCGGTGGCTTGGGCCCGACCAACCGCACCGCGTCGATGTCGCCGGACGTCAACGATCCGGGTATGCGCAACGTCACCTTCGACGAGTTGAAGGACGCCTACATCGAAGCGACCCGCGGTTTGATCGAAGGCGGCGCGGATTTGATCTTGATCGAAACCGTGTTCGACACCCTCAACGCCAAGGCGGCGATCTTCGCCGTCAAGACGGTGTTCGAAGAAGAAGGGTTCGAGCTGCCGGTGATGATATCGGGCACCATCACGGATGCGTCGGGACGTACCCTTTCGGGGCAAACGGCGGAAGCGTTCTGGAACTCGCTGGCGCATGCCAAGCCGGTCTCGATCGGCTTCAACTGCGCGCTGGGCGCGGAAGATCTGCGCCCGCACGTGCAAGCGGTCGGCAAGATCGCCGACACCCACGTGTCGGTCTATCCCAACGCCGGCCTGCCCAACGAATTCGGTGCTTACGACGACACCCCCGAATACATGGGCCAGGTGTTGCGCAGTTTCGCCGAAGAAGGCTTGCTCAACATCGTTGGTGGATGCTGCGGTACCTCGCCCGATCACATCAAGGCCATTGCCGATGCCGTCGCCGACGTAGCACCCCGCGTTCTGCCCAAGTCCGAACTGGTGTGCCGCCTGTCGGGGCTGGAGCCGCTGGTCATCGACGAGGTCACCGGCTTCGTCAATGTGGGCGAGCGCTGCAATGTTGCGGGCTCGGCCAAGTTTAAAAAGTTGATCGCCGACGGCGACTATCAAGCCGCCACCGATATCGGCCGCACCCAGGTCGAAAACGGCGCACAGATCGTCGACGTCAACATGGACGACGCGATGCTCGACGCCGAAAAAGAGGTCGTGCGCTTTCTCAACCTGATTGCCGGCGAACCCGACATCGCGCGCGTGCCGGTGATGATCGACAGTTCCAAGTGGGACGTGATCGAAAAGGGTCTCAAGTGCGTGCAGGGCAAAGGCGTGGTGAACTCCATCAGCCTCAAGGAAGGCGAAGCCGCGTTCAAGGATCACGCCAAGAAGATCATGAACTACGGCGCCGCCGTGATCGTCATGGCGTTCGACGAACAAGGCCAGGCCGACAGTTATGAGCGCATGATCGAAATTTGCAAACGCTCCTACGATGCGTTGATGGAGGTCGGCTTCCCGCCCCAAGACATCATCTTCGATCCCAACATCTTCCCCATCGCCACCGGCCTGGACGAGCACCGCAATTATTCGGTCGACTACATCAACGCCTGCAAATGGATCAAAGCCAATTTGCCGGGCGCGATGATATCCGGCGGCGTCAGCAACATGTCGTTCTCGTTCCGCGGTAACAACCCGGTGCGCGAAGCCATGCACTCGGTGTTCCTCTATCACGCGGTCAACGCGGGCATGACCATGGGCATCGTCAATGCCGGTCAGCTGACGGTTTATTCCGACATTCCCGAAGAGCTGCGCGAACGCATCGAGGACGTGGTCTTGAACCGCCGCGAAGACGCCACCGAGCGGTTGTTGGAAGTTGCTGAAGAAGCCCGCGGTTTGGGCACCAAGGACAGCGGTCCCGATTTGGCGTGGCGCGAGCAGCCGGTCGCCAAGCGGCTTGAACACGCGCTGGTCAAAGGCATCACGGAATTCATCGTCGATGACGTGGAAGAAGCCCGCCAGCAGGCCGATCAACCCATCAGCGTCATCGAAGGGCCGTTGATGGACGGCATGAACGTGGTCGGCGATCTGTTCGGGTCGGGCCAGATGTTCCTGCCCCAGGTGGTCAAGTCCGCGCGCGTGATGAAGCAAGGCGTGGCCCATCTGCTGCCATACATCGAAGCGGGCAAGGCCGCCGGCTCGAGCAAGGGCAAGATCTTGATGGCCACCGTCAAAGGCGACGTGCACGACATCGGCAAGAACATCGTCGGCGTGGTGCTTCAGTGCAACAATTTCGACGTTATCGACATGGGCGTGATGCAGCCTTACGCCGACATCTTGGACAGGGCCCAAGCTGAAAACGTCGACATCATCGGCCTCAGCGGTCTGATCACACCGTCGCTGGAAGAAATGGTCACGGTGGCCAAGGAAATGGAACGGCGCGGCATGACCCAGCCGTTGTTGATCGGCGGTGCGACCACCTCCAAGGTCCACACGGCAGTGAAGATTGACCCGGTCTATTCCGGCCCGGTGATTCACGTCAACGACGCGTCGCGCGCCGTCGGCGTGGCGTCGCAGTTGCTGTCCGAAACCCAGCGCGACGGCTATGTGGCCGCGATCGAGGCCGAGTACGCCGAAGTCAAAGCCAAGCACGAAGCCGGTCAGCGCGATCGCGATCAGCTCAACCTGATCACGGCGCGCGAACGCCGCCTGAAGATCAATTGGAACGCCAACGACATCACCGCGCCGAGCTTTACCGGCACGCGGGTGTTCGAAGACTATCCGTTGGACGAACTGGTCGAGCGTATCGATTGGACGCCGTTCTTCCGCACCTGGGAGCTCAAGGGCAATTACCCCGCGATCTTGGACGCGGACGGCGACGTCGGCGACACCGCGCGTTCCTTGTTCAAGGATGCGCAAGAGATGCTTAAACGGATCGTCGAAGAAAAGTGGCTCAAGGCCGCAGGCGTGATCGGTTTTTGGCCCGCGGCATCGGTCGGCCACGACGATGTCGAACTGTTCACCGACGACAGCCGCAGCAAAACCTTGGCGCGCATCCACTTCCTGCGCCAGCAAATGGTCAAGGGCGAAGGCCGCACCAACAATTGTTTGGCCGACTTCATCGCGCCCATGGGCTCCGACGTCAATGACCACATCGGCGGCTTCGCAGTTACCGCGGGCATCGGCATCGAAAAGAAATCGGCAGAGTTCCAAGCCGCTCACGATGATTACAGCGACATCTTGTTGAAGGCTCTGGCAGACCGACTGGCCGAGGCGTTCGCCGAACGCATGCACGAACGCGTGCGCAAGGAATTCTGGGCTTACGCGGCGGAAGAAGACCTCGCCAACGAAGACCTGATCAAGGAAGCCTACGACGGCATCCGCCCCGCGCCCGGCTACCCCGCGTGTCCCGACCACACCGAAAAGACCACGCTGTTCAAACTGCTCGACGCCACCAACGCGACGGGCATCGAGCTCACCGACAGCTACGCCATGATGCCCGCCAGCTCGGTCTCGGGCTTCTACCTCGCCCATCCGCAAGCCAGCTACTTCGGCATCGGCAAAATCGGCAAAGACCAGGTGGAAGACTACGCCAAGCGCAAAGGTGTCAGCATCGAGGAAGCCGAACGCTGGCTGGCGCCGAATTTGGCTTACACGCCGAAATGA
- a CDS encoding VacJ family lipoprotein, translating to MFAKTIDAQSSMTSRIFNTLHQNVLRICAVFLLGFLVTACASAPDPNDPEAVAEYNEINDPLEPFNRAMFEFNRGLDTLLLRPAATLYRGFVPPPIQDIVSNFLNNLKTPVVLLNDLLQGEGDRAMTTFSRFAINTTVGILGFGDPATSMGYPAHKEDFGQSLATWGVDGGPYLVLPILGPSNPRDAVGKVVDVLTDPVWHYAQNTDKEYIPNERFVAEAIDFRARNMDAIDDMEKTSLDYYAAVRSLYRQVRADEIRNGATPTHGLPSMSQNNGSMPMMEPMDDPDAEEPMMATKN from the coding sequence ATGTTCGCTAAGACGATTGATGCACAAAGCTCGATGACGAGCCGCATATTCAATACTCTGCATCAAAACGTATTGCGCATTTGTGCCGTCTTTCTGCTGGGTTTTCTGGTCACCGCATGCGCCAGCGCCCCCGATCCCAACGACCCGGAAGCGGTCGCCGAATACAATGAAATCAACGATCCTCTGGAGCCGTTCAACCGCGCGATGTTCGAATTCAATCGCGGTTTGGATACGTTGTTGCTGCGCCCCGCCGCGACGCTGTATCGCGGATTCGTGCCGCCGCCGATCCAAGACATCGTCAGCAACTTTCTCAACAACCTGAAGACCCCGGTCGTGCTGTTGAACGACCTGCTGCAGGGCGAGGGTGATCGCGCGATGACCACGTTCTCGCGTTTCGCCATCAACACCACGGTGGGTATTTTGGGCTTTGGCGATCCGGCCACCTCCATGGGCTATCCCGCTCATAAGGAAGACTTCGGTCAATCCTTGGCGACGTGGGGCGTCGATGGCGGGCCGTACTTGGTTCTGCCGATCCTCGGCCCGTCCAACCCGCGCGACGCGGTGGGCAAGGTCGTCGACGTGCTTACCGATCCGGTTTGGCATTACGCACAAAACACCGATAAAGAATACATCCCCAACGAACGCTTCGTTGCCGAGGCCATCGACTTCCGCGCCAGAAACATGGACGCCATTGATGACATGGAAAAAACCTCGTTGGATTATTACGCCGCCGTGCGCAGCCTCTACCGTCAAGTGCGCGCCGACGAAATCCGCAACGGCGCCACCCCCACCCACGGCCTGCCGTCGATGAGCCAGAACAACGGTTCCATGCCGATGATGGAACCCATGGACGACCCGGACGCCGAAGAGCCGATGATGGCGACCAAGAACTAA
- a CDS encoding metalloregulator ArsR/SmtB family transcription factor — MNGVLEALRAAADPTRLRILGLLESGELTVSELVSILGQSQPRVSRHLKILVDAGLLERFREGSWVFHRLSLGAGGARARALVHLIPDDDPLRAQDSQRLKEIEAQRAQMAEDYFRKYAPEWDRLRQLDVDEEAVATVVRDMLPLTRSQKLLDLGTGTGRMLQVLGPDVGEALGLDNSHEMLAVARSNLTRWGLDNCQLRQADILALPVVYGTFDAVVVHQVLHFLDRPWTAIGEAVRALAPGGRLLIVDLAPHDVEELREKHAHRRLGFADEEVQDWLQAQGLTLETIKHLPGKLGVTIWLARRIGVANMRTETQSMNQGASL, encoded by the coding sequence ATGAATGGCGTTCTAGAGGCATTGCGGGCGGCGGCGGATCCGACCCGGTTGCGCATCCTCGGCCTTTTGGAATCGGGGGAGCTGACGGTCAGTGAGCTGGTGTCGATTCTCGGCCAGAGCCAGCCGCGTGTTTCTCGCCACCTCAAGATCTTGGTCGACGCCGGGCTGTTGGAACGGTTTCGCGAAGGCAGTTGGGTTTTTCACCGTTTGAGTCTGGGCGCCGGTGGCGCGCGGGCGCGCGCCTTGGTGCATTTGATACCCGACGATGATCCCTTACGGGCGCAAGATTCTCAGCGCTTGAAGGAGATCGAAGCTCAGCGCGCGCAAATGGCCGAAGACTATTTCCGCAAATACGCCCCCGAATGGGATCGCCTGCGCCAGCTCGACGTGGATGAAGAGGCCGTCGCCACCGTGGTGCGCGACATGCTGCCGTTGACGCGCAGTCAAAAGCTCTTGGATCTGGGCACCGGCACCGGCCGGATGTTGCAAGTGTTGGGACCCGATGTGGGCGAGGCGTTGGGACTGGACAACAGTCATGAAATGCTGGCCGTGGCGCGATCCAACCTGACCCGCTGGGGGCTGGACAACTGCCAATTGCGCCAAGCCGACATCTTGGCCTTGCCGGTGGTTTACGGGACGTTTGACGCCGTGGTGGTGCATCAGGTATTGCACTTCCTCGATAGGCCGTGGACGGCGATTGGCGAGGCGGTTCGCGCCTTGGCGCCGGGCGGGCGGCTGTTGATCGTCGATTTGGCGCCGCACGACGTGGAAGAGCTGCGCGAAAAGCACGCGCACCGCCGCCTCGGTTTTGCGGATGAAGAAGTTCAAGACTGGTTGCAGGCTCAAGGCCTGACGCTGGAAACGATCAAGCATTTGCCCGGTAAGCTGGGCGTGACCATTTGGCTGGCGCGGCGCATCGGCGTCGCGAACATGAGAACGGAAACTCAATCGATGAACCAAGGAGCGTCCCTATGA
- a CDS encoding cytochrome C, producing the protein MMHIVRAALLGAAVTALSLPVASHSAQAGGTFPPITNPNVVRECSDCHVLYRPEMLPVASWRAIMGDLSNHFGEDASLDPALRAEIEAYHTANASDVSQHRRAQKFLEGVDLANPPKSVTTTPRYIRKHDELDPAVFASKGVGSKARCDACHMGAKDGDFGDDNVKIPGYVNLPFGINFKPFW; encoded by the coding sequence ATGATGCATATTGTCCGCGCCGCGCTATTGGGCGCCGCCGTAACGGCGCTGAGCCTGCCCGTCGCAAGCCATAGCGCCCAGGCGGGGGGAACGTTTCCCCCGATCACCAACCCCAATGTGGTGCGTGAATGCTCGGACTGTCACGTGCTCTACCGCCCCGAAATGCTGCCGGTCGCATCATGGCGCGCGATCATGGGCGATCTTTCCAACCATTTCGGCGAAGACGCCTCGCTCGACCCCGCACTACGCGCCGAAATCGAAGCCTATCACACCGCCAACGCGTCCGACGTCAGCCAACACCGCCGCGCCCAGAAATTCCTCGAAGGCGTCGATCTCGCCAACCCACCCAAATCCGTGACCACCACGCCACGCTATATCCGCAAGCACGACGAACTCGACCCGGCGGTGTTCGCCTCCAAGGGCGTCGGCTCGAAAGCGCGCTGCGACGCCTGCCACATGGGCGCCAAGGACGGCGACTTCGGCGATGACAACGTCAAGATCCCCGGCTACGTCAACCTGCCGTTCGGTATCAACTTCAAACCGTTCTGGTAA